A region from the Cannabis sativa cultivar Pink pepper isolate KNU-18-1 chromosome 9, ASM2916894v1, whole genome shotgun sequence genome encodes:
- the LOC115724206 gene encoding uncharacterized protein LOC115724206 → MIKRRFYKMDHGDKNDEVTDDSSSSSDSEVEAQSQSDDDVDGVSLEQLKGDDAEACSTSSGYETEDSSANELGIDSSGLPIDEEDSDSGNERPNRIDSQLSDNELDLAGFPECVLKSKSVFKCKLCPRIVCLNEESLKAHLKSKRHSRSEKLLNEGRLKSILNSDGEIDNEDLPAKQHEEAEPPSQDKPKREKRGRQRQRRRLQNKRSKQMKTEPDSSHKKSKPTREKPLAKRSKHDK, encoded by the exons ATGATAAAGCGTCGATTCTACAAGATGGACCATGGTGACAAAAACGACGAGGTCACTGACGACTCTTCTTCCTCCTCCGACTCCGAAGTTGAAGCACAATCTCAAAGCGATGATGATGTTGATGGAGTTTCCCTTGAACAACTTAAAGGGGATGATGCTGAAGCTTGCTCTACCTCTTCCGGATACGAGACTGAGGATAGCTCCGCCAATGAACTTGGTATCGACTCCTCAG GTCTACCAATAGATGAAGAGGATTCTGATTCTGGAAATGAAAGACCAAATCGAATTGACAGTCAGCTGTCAGACAATGAGTTGGATTTGGCAGGTTTTCCAGAATGTGTTTTGAAGTCGAAATCGGTTTTTAAGTGCAAGTTATGCCCAAGAATAGTCTGTTTAAATGAGGAGTCATTGAAGGCTCATTTGAAGTCCAAG AGACATTCCCGTTCAGAGAAATTACTCAACGAGGGAAGGCTTAAGAGTATTCTCAACAGTGATGGGGAAATTGACAATGAAGACTTACCTGCAAAGCAACATGAGGAAGCTGAACCTCCTTCACAG GATAAACCAAAGAGGGAAAAAAGGGGCAGGCAGAGACAACGTCGTCGATTACAGAACAAGAGGTCAAAGCAGATG AAAACAGAACCTGATTCTAGTCATAAAAAATCTAAGCCAACAAGAGAGAAGCCGCTGGCGAAGAGGAGTAAACATGACAAGTGA